A stretch of the Paenibacillus dendritiformis genome encodes the following:
- the mutL gene encoding DNA mismatch repair endonuclease MutL — protein sequence MAVIHILDEHIANQIAAGEVVERPSSVVKELVENSIDAGSTRIDVTVEEGGLQLIRVKDNGSGIGEDDMENAFQRHATSKIASGKDLFAIRSLGFRGEALPSIAAVARVELTSSADDSGLGRKLTIEGGTVKASEPAQSMQGTDIAVRDLFYNTPARLKYMKTVQTELGHISDYIYRLALAYPQIAFTLKHNDNLLLQTIGNGDLQQVIAAVYGVQTAKSMLPVEAEQLDYKLEGFIGKPELTRSNRNAMSWFVNGRYVRSFPLNQAVLKAYHTLLPINRFPMIVLHARMHPTLVDVNVHPAKLEVRFSKEPELSEFIASTLREILLRQALIPQAAPEKAKVRTYVEQTEWQWAAASLGGGRDEPRLKPMGALVPAKEPDLAPVPPESEAPVPESEPAGAEPARAGVQAADGAQGSSGAAEVPAEVPADSAQATLLEADYGRRDAAQAKRAPEPAGGSMREPDAVRELRGSYAGTNGGSRSGSAAPAQPPDRAPDRAPDRATFVSRQAGVQAAWQAGAGQPAEAELPPFPAVELIGQLHGTYLIASNAEGLYLIDQHAAHERINYEYYYERFGHPEEASQELLLPLTLEFTTAEAERIRERMHLLEQAGIRLEPFGGQTFLVRSYPHWFPNGEEADLVREMTDWVLREKVPEIAKLREASAIMCSCKASIKANQRLTEAEAEALLARLAACRQPYTCPHGRPIVVKFTTYDLEKMFKRVM from the coding sequence ATGGCCGTCATTCATATATTGGACGAGCATATCGCCAATCAGATCGCGGCTGGCGAGGTCGTGGAACGGCCTTCCTCCGTCGTCAAGGAATTGGTGGAAAATTCGATCGACGCCGGGAGCACCCGGATAGACGTGACCGTCGAGGAGGGCGGGCTCCAGTTGATCCGGGTCAAGGACAACGGATCCGGCATCGGGGAAGACGATATGGAGAACGCCTTCCAGCGGCACGCCACCAGCAAGATCGCTTCCGGCAAAGATCTGTTCGCGATCCGCAGCCTCGGCTTCCGCGGGGAGGCATTGCCCAGCATCGCCGCCGTGGCGCGGGTGGAGCTCACCAGCTCCGCGGATGACAGCGGCCTGGGGCGGAAGCTGACGATAGAAGGAGGCACCGTAAAAGCGTCCGAGCCGGCGCAGTCGATGCAGGGGACGGATATCGCCGTCCGCGATTTGTTCTACAATACGCCGGCCCGCTTGAAATATATGAAGACGGTGCAGACCGAGCTCGGGCATATCTCCGACTACATATACCGCCTGGCGCTCGCCTATCCGCAGATTGCGTTCACGCTGAAGCATAATGACAATCTGCTTCTGCAGACGATCGGCAACGGCGATTTGCAGCAGGTGATCGCCGCGGTCTACGGCGTGCAGACGGCGAAGAGCATGCTGCCGGTGGAGGCGGAGCAGCTGGATTACAAGCTGGAGGGATTTATCGGGAAGCCGGAGCTGACCCGCTCGAACCGCAACGCGATGTCCTGGTTCGTGAACGGGCGCTATGTGCGCAGCTTCCCCTTGAACCAGGCGGTGCTGAAGGCGTACCATACGCTGCTGCCGATCAATCGCTTCCCGATGATTGTCCTCCATGCGCGAATGCACCCGACGCTGGTCGATGTCAATGTGCATCCGGCCAAGCTGGAGGTCCGCTTCAGCAAGGAGCCGGAGCTGTCCGAATTCATCGCGTCCACGCTGCGCGAGATTCTGCTGCGGCAGGCGCTCATCCCGCAGGCGGCGCCGGAGAAGGCGAAGGTGCGCACCTATGTCGAGCAGACGGAATGGCAGTGGGCTGCCGCGTCGCTCGGCGGCGGCCGGGACGAGCCCCGGCTCAAGCCGATGGGCGCGCTCGTTCCGGCGAAGGAGCCGGATCTGGCGCCGGTGCCGCCCGAGAGCGAAGCGCCCGTCCCGGAATCGGAACCGGCCGGGGCTGAGCCAGCGCGTGCCGGCGTACAGGCTGCTGATGGCGCGCAGGGGAGCTCCGGTGCAGCGGAGGTGCCGGCGGAGGTGCCGGCGGATAGCGCTCAGGCAACCCTGCTGGAGGCGGACTATGGCCGCCGGGATGCGGCCCAAGCGAAGCGGGCGCCTGAACCGGCTGGCGGGTCAATGCGGGAGCCGGATGCGGTCCGCGAGCTCCGCGGAAGCTATGCCGGCACGAACGGCGGCTCGCGATCCGGTTCCGCCGCGCCGGCGCAACCGCCGGACCGGGCTCCGGACCGGGCTCCGGACCGGGCGACGTTCGTCTCCCGCCAGGCGGGCGTCCAGGCGGCATGGCAAGCCGGCGCAGGCCAGCCGGCAGAGGCGGAGCTGCCGCCGTTCCCGGCCGTCGAGCTTATCGGGCAGCTGCACGGAACGTATCTCATCGCATCCAATGCCGAGGGTCTGTATCTGATCGATCAGCATGCCGCCCACGAACGCATCAATTATGAATATTATTACGAACGCTTCGGACATCCCGAGGAGGCGTCGCAAGAGCTGCTGCTGCCGTTGACGCTGGAATTCACGACGGCGGAGGCCGAGCGCATCCGGGAGCGGATGCACCTGCTGGAGCAGGCCGGCATCCGGCTGGAGCCGTTCGGGGGGCAGACCTTCCTCGTCCGCTCGTATCCGCACTGGTTCCCGAACGGGGAGGAAGCCGATCTGGTGCGGGAGATGACGGATTGGGTGCTGCGCGAGAAGGTGCCGGAGATCGCCAAGCTGAGAGAGGCCTCGGCGATTATGTGCTCCTGCAAAGCTTCGATCAAGGCGAACCAGCGCTTGACCGAGGCGGAAGCGGAGGCGCTGCTGGCCCGGCTGGCCGCATGCCGCCAGCCGTATACTTGCCCGCACGGGCGTCCGATCGTCGTCAAATTCACGACCTATGATTTAGAAAAAATGTTCAAGCGGGTCATGTAA
- a CDS encoding class I SAM-dependent methyltransferase, with protein MIVTTGDKTSPHIRERARKMAEMFGHRFVERQKYTLPALRNRYGDDEFLVYRNKDVRYMKLGVTELIYHPSMAYVRIKRLLAGEGDTMITASRAQPGDAVLDCTAGLGSDALVFSHAVGEAGRVTALESQQALFTLLHEGLLLYESSIEAVNEAMRRIEVKQADHLEWLRGLPDRAVDVVYFDPMFREPVKESASIDPLRALAHPGAVLPEAVREACRVARKTVVMKELRGSGEFARLGFERIVHTGTKLAYGVIDIAGNNVTN; from the coding sequence ATGATTGTAACTACGGGGGACAAGACCTCCCCGCACATAAGGGAACGCGCCCGGAAGATGGCCGAGATGTTCGGCCACCGGTTCGTCGAGCGACAGAAATATACGCTGCCCGCTCTTCGGAACCGGTATGGGGACGATGAATTCCTCGTCTACCGGAATAAAGATGTACGATACATGAAGCTGGGAGTCACCGAGCTGATCTATCACCCCAGCATGGCCTATGTCCGCATCAAGCGGCTGCTGGCCGGCGAAGGGGACACGATGATTACGGCCAGCCGCGCCCAACCGGGCGATGCGGTGCTGGACTGCACGGCCGGACTCGGGTCCGATGCGCTCGTCTTCTCCCATGCCGTTGGCGAAGCGGGCCGCGTGACGGCCCTGGAGAGCCAGCAGGCGCTTTTTACCCTGCTGCATGAAGGGCTTCTCTTGTATGAGAGCAGCATTGAAGCCGTCAATGAAGCGATGCGCCGCATCGAAGTGAAGCAGGCCGATCATCTGGAATGGCTGCGCGGCCTTCCTGACCGTGCAGTGGACGTCGTCTATTTCGATCCGATGTTCCGCGAACCGGTGAAGGAATCGGCATCGATCGACCCGCTGCGGGCCTTGGCCCATCCGGGAGCCGTGCTGCCGGAAGCGGTTCGCGAAGCTTGCCGCGTGGCCAGGAAGACGGTCGTCATGAAGGAATTGCGGGGCAGCGGGGAATTCGCGCGGCTCGGATTCGAACGGATCGTGCATACCGGAACGAAATTAGCATATGGAGTGATTGACATTGCCGGCAACAACGTCACCAACTAG
- a CDS encoding YdcF family protein — MNQGKELGVHMNKGRWRAKLLSLAGTLLFAGLLWLAYTQWKIASVPEAAPSVRTEIGIVLGASLWGDEPSPGLRERLNKALELYKEGRFDYIIVSGGLDRPDANFTEAEGMAKYLIDHGVSEDRVVLEGESTSTLENLRFSQRMMKERGWASATIVTHDFHGMRALEIAQALRYEQPQIVTVSSEVLSPLWHRGRESLAYTKWKWDELWIP; from the coding sequence ATGAACCAAGGAAAAGAGCTTGGCGTACATATGAATAAGGGCAGATGGCGTGCCAAACTGCTGTCTCTTGCGGGAACGCTGCTGTTCGCAGGCCTCCTGTGGCTCGCTTATACGCAGTGGAAGATTGCGTCGGTGCCCGAAGCGGCTCCGTCTGTCCGCACGGAGATCGGCATCGTGCTGGGGGCCTCGCTCTGGGGAGACGAGCCGAGTCCGGGCTTGCGGGAACGGTTGAACAAGGCGCTCGAGCTGTACAAGGAAGGGCGATTCGATTATATTATCGTATCCGGGGGATTGGATCGTCCGGATGCGAACTTTACGGAAGCCGAAGGCATGGCCAAATACTTAATTGATCATGGAGTAAGCGAAGATCGCGTCGTGCTGGAAGGCGAATCGACGAGCACGCTGGAAAATCTCCGCTTCAGCCAGCGCATGATGAAGGAGCGGGGCTGGGCGTCGGCCACCATCGTGACGCATGATTTCCATGGCATGCGCGCATTGGAGATCGCGCAGGCGCTCCGCTATGAGCAGCCGCAGATCGTGACCGTGAGCAGCGAGGTCCTGTCTCCGCTATGGCATCGGGGCCGCGAATCGCTTGCGTATACGAAATGGAAATGGGACGAGTTGTGGATTCCGTAA
- a CDS encoding AAA family ATPase produces the protein MNVRLKAAGSHAEARPSRQINVVIRPVDTPAESAAQQEQARAAGQDKSAMPAEGPFADIRKELDRLVGLEHMKEIAFELYAILQMNRRRQEAGLTCQPHVYHMIFKGNPGTGKTTVARIMAKMFQQLGLLSKGHLLEVERADLVGEYIGHTAQKTRDLIKKAIGGVLFIDEAYSLARGGEKDFGKEAVDTLVKAMEDQKNQFVLILAGYSEEMDWLMQTNSGLPSRFPIQVEFPDYTVDQLLKIAESIAKEQDYVLMPQSLAQLKNVILDEKIMSANLFSNARFVRNVMEKAMRNQAVRLLQTYPEQSPGKLELMTLRPEDLKWDRK, from the coding sequence ATGAACGTACGACTTAAAGCGGCCGGCTCACACGCAGAAGCAAGACCTTCGCGTCAAATTAATGTCGTCATCCGTCCGGTGGACACACCGGCCGAGTCCGCGGCTCAACAGGAGCAGGCCCGGGCGGCCGGTCAGGATAAGTCCGCCATGCCGGCGGAAGGGCCTTTTGCCGATATCCGCAAGGAGCTGGACCGGCTCGTCGGTCTGGAGCATATGAAGGAAATCGCGTTTGAGCTCTATGCCATCCTGCAAATGAACCGCCGCCGCCAGGAAGCGGGCCTCACGTGCCAGCCGCATGTGTATCATATGATTTTCAAAGGAAACCCGGGGACAGGCAAGACGACGGTCGCCCGGATTATGGCGAAAATGTTCCAGCAGCTTGGATTGCTGAGCAAAGGCCATCTGCTTGAGGTGGAACGGGCGGATCTCGTCGGGGAATACATTGGGCATACCGCGCAAAAGACGCGTGATTTAATCAAGAAGGCGATAGGCGGCGTCTTATTCATTGACGAAGCGTACAGCCTGGCCCGCGGCGGGGAGAAAGATTTCGGCAAGGAAGCGGTGGATACACTAGTAAAGGCGATGGAAGATCAGAAGAACCAGTTCGTTCTGATCTTGGCAGGCTATTCGGAAGAAATGGACTGGTTGATGCAGACCAATTCCGGGCTGCCCTCCCGCTTTCCGATTCAAGTCGAGTTCCCCGATTATACGGTCGATCAGCTCCTGAAGATTGCGGAATCCATTGCCAAGGAGCAGGATTATGTGCTGATGCCTCAATCGCTTGCCCAGCTGAAGAACGTCATTCTGGACGAGAAGATAATGTCCGCCAACTTGTTCAGCAATGCGCGCTTCGTGCGGAATGTGATGGAGAAGGCGATGCGGAACCAAGCGGTGCGCTTGCTTCAGACTTATCCGGAACAGTCGCCGGGCAAGCTGGAGCTGATGACGCTGCGGCCGGAAGATTTAAAATGGGACCGCAAATGA
- the hfq gene encoding RNA chaperone Hfq, with amino-acid sequence MNKSINIQDTFLNQLRKESIPVTVYLTNGFQIRGVIRAFDNFTIVIDSDGRQQMVYKHAISTFTPQRNVSLMQDHQNDTQ; translated from the coding sequence ATGAATAAATCTATTAATATCCAGGACACGTTTTTGAACCAATTGCGCAAGGAGAGCATCCCGGTGACGGTGTATTTAACGAACGGGTTCCAGATTCGCGGGGTAATCCGCGCATTTGACAACTTTACCATCGTCATAGACAGCGACGGCCGCCAGCAAATGGTGTATAAGCACGCCATTTCCACGTTCACGCCGCAGCGTAACGTATCCCTGATGCAGGATCATCAGAACGACACGCAATAA
- a CDS encoding transglycosylase domain-containing protein, translated as MTREKQPPQRTRTRTPVPTKGKGKGKPPKKRGKWSWRKTFWLSFFMAAFAAFIAVGGYLFILLNGERLMREYKDADMFEMAEISTVYDSNNNVIAHLGKGIEHREIAEPEDIPQRVRDAFIATEDRRFNEHRGVDLWSIGRAMVKDIVSRSLAEGGSTITQQLAKNMFLTSDKTIFRKATEVSIALALENHFTKDEILTMYLNRIFFGKRAYGIIAASKTYFGTEDLNKLELWQIATLAAIPKAPTHYNPINNPERSKERRQVVLQLMYEQGYITAQERDEASAVDYVPVESKDEGAANNNNEEPYYSYLDYMVEEIVERTGLTEDQLFRGGYQIYTTLDSNAQRIMYDAFNNDEMFEKSKDETKVQGAMVITDHKTGAILAMMGGRDYARKGLNRATIKRQPGSAFKPIVSYAPALETGKWFPWSKLSNEKQCFNGYCPTNLGGYTTSVDMKEAVRRSINIPAVWLLNEIKLKTGFEFAKSLGIPLTNDDLNLSIALGGMTHGVTPIDMATAYNAFANGGNYYPSYAVAKIVDRKGHDYFTYHVPKPVKVMSEQSAYYMTEMLTDVVKSGTGTQAQISGRQVAGKTGTTQHSVPGYDGPGDRDAWFVGYTPEWSAAVWMGYDKTDRDHVLHESSRVPSRMFSEVVGKALKDRKSGSFNKPDHVEKQPDPVQKVSGLTASYSETTKTVSLSWQPVQGDNIVYNLYRKSSAEQDYTKLLAGLKVTNAEDIGVFAGETYSYVVTAVSGDDESARSNAATVKIEEEEIQIPETPETPEPPNVDPPDQGGDPDGSVDPFPPDPDGSDPSGGWDDTGTVPGTVVPDQPEPPAPPDQNDSFEESDTGQDQAVPDNNGEGGGHGFGRNGNNGNGNG; from the coding sequence ATGACGAGAGAGAAGCAACCTCCCCAGCGTACACGCACGCGCACACCGGTGCCGACCAAGGGGAAAGGGAAGGGGAAACCTCCCAAGAAACGCGGCAAATGGAGTTGGCGCAAAACCTTCTGGCTGTCGTTCTTTATGGCTGCGTTCGCCGCTTTTATCGCGGTGGGCGGTTATCTGTTCATCTTGCTGAACGGCGAGCGTCTGATGCGCGAGTACAAGGATGCCGACATGTTCGAGATGGCTGAAATCTCCACCGTATATGACAGCAATAATAATGTTATCGCTCATCTGGGCAAAGGAATTGAACATCGGGAGATTGCCGAGCCGGAAGATATTCCGCAGCGCGTCCGCGATGCGTTCATCGCGACGGAGGACCGGCGCTTCAATGAGCACCGAGGGGTCGATCTATGGTCCATCGGCCGCGCCATGGTGAAGGATATCGTGTCGCGAAGCTTGGCGGAGGGCGGCAGCACCATCACCCAGCAGCTGGCGAAGAACATGTTCTTGACCAGCGATAAGACCATCTTCCGCAAAGCGACCGAGGTATCCATCGCGCTGGCGTTGGAGAACCATTTTACGAAAGACGAAATTTTAACGATGTATTTGAACCGTATTTTCTTCGGAAAACGGGCCTATGGCATTATCGCCGCATCGAAAACTTACTTCGGCACGGAGGATCTGAATAAGCTTGAATTGTGGCAGATTGCCACGCTGGCTGCCATTCCGAAGGCGCCGACCCATTACAACCCGATTAATAATCCGGAACGCTCGAAGGAGCGGCGCCAGGTCGTCCTCCAATTGATGTATGAGCAGGGCTATATTACGGCGCAGGAACGGGATGAAGCGTCCGCGGTCGATTACGTGCCGGTGGAGTCCAAGGATGAAGGGGCCGCCAACAATAACAACGAAGAACCGTATTATTCTTATCTCGATTATATGGTAGAGGAGATCGTGGAACGGACCGGTCTTACCGAAGACCAGCTGTTCCGCGGCGGGTACCAAATCTATACGACATTGGACTCGAATGCGCAGCGCATTATGTACGATGCCTTCAATAATGACGAGATGTTCGAGAAGAGCAAGGACGAGACGAAGGTGCAGGGCGCGATGGTCATTACGGATCATAAGACCGGCGCGATCCTGGCGATGATGGGCGGACGGGATTATGCCCGCAAAGGACTGAACCGGGCGACCATCAAGCGGCAGCCGGGGTCGGCCTTCAAGCCGATCGTGTCCTACGCCCCGGCTCTGGAGACCGGCAAATGGTTCCCGTGGTCGAAGCTGAGCAACGAGAAGCAATGCTTCAACGGCTACTGCCCGACCAACCTGGGCGGTTATACGACCAGCGTCGATATGAAGGAAGCGGTCAGACGCTCGATCAATATTCCGGCCGTCTGGCTGCTGAACGAGATCAAATTGAAGACCGGCTTTGAATTTGCCAAGAGCCTGGGCATCCCGTTAACGAACGACGATTTGAACCTGTCGATCGCGCTGGGCGGGATGACGCACGGCGTGACGCCAATTGACATGGCCACCGCATATAACGCATTCGCCAATGGAGGCAATTATTATCCTTCTTACGCTGTGGCGAAGATTGTGGACCGCAAGGGGCATGATTATTTCACGTATCATGTGCCGAAGCCGGTGAAGGTCATGAGCGAGCAGTCCGCATATTATATGACGGAGATGCTTACGGATGTCGTGAAGAGCGGCACCGGCACCCAGGCCCAGATCAGCGGCCGCCAGGTAGCGGGCAAGACCGGCACGACGCAGCATTCGGTTCCGGGCTATGACGGGCCGGGCGACCGGGATGCGTGGTTCGTCGGCTATACGCCGGAGTGGTCGGCCGCGGTATGGATGGGTTATGACAAGACGGACCGGGATCATGTGCTGCATGAGAGCAGCCGGGTGCCTTCGCGCATGTTCAGCGAGGTGGTGGGCAAGGCGCTGAAGGATCGGAAGTCCGGTTCCTTCAACAAGCCCGACCATGTCGAGAAGCAGCCTGATCCGGTGCAAAAGGTTAGCGGCCTGACGGCTTCCTACTCGGAGACGACGAAGACGGTGTCGCTGAGCTGGCAGCCGGTGCAGGGGGATAATATCGTCTACAATCTGTACCGGAAGTCTTCGGCCGAGCAGGATTATACGAAATTGCTGGCCGGACTTAAGGTAACGAATGCGGAAGATATCGGCGTATTCGCCGGGGAGACGTATTCCTATGTGGTCACGGCGGTAAGCGGGGACGATGAATCCGCTCGTTCCAATGCCGCTACGGTCAAGATCGAGGAAGAAGAAATCCAAATACCGGAGACGCCAGAAACGCCGGAACCGCCGAACGTGGATCCTCCGGATCAGGGGGGAGATCCTGACGGATCGGTTGATCCGTTTCCTCCAGACCCGGACGGTTCCGATCCGTCCGGCGGCTGGGATGATACCGGCACGGTGCCGGGAACCGTGGTGCCGGATCAGCCGGAGCCGCCTGCTCCGCCGGACCAGAACGACAGCTTCGAAGAATCCGATACGGGGCAGGATCAGGCCGTTCCGGACAATAACGGAGAGGGCGGCGGCCATGGCTTTGGCCGCAACGGCAATAACGGCAACGGAAATGGGTAA
- the hflX gene encoding GTPase HflX translates to MRRTFYETSTELQDRAVLVTLITDDIRRSRVRPEDSLQELVKLAETAGVAVLSVMMQQRENADPKWFIGKGKVAELRAVIAELDATTAIFDQELSGAQVRNLEEALDVKIIDRTQLILDIFAQRAKTREGIIQVELAQLSYLLPRLSGHGRNLSRLGGGIGTRGPGETKLETDRRHIRRRISDLKRQLEEVVRHRGVYRERRKKSGAIQVALVGYTNAGKSTLLRQLTEADVYVENQLFATLDPTSRQWELPNGKSTILTDTVGFIQHLPHELVASFRATLEEVNEADLILHVVDASSLMREEQMRVVDDILQQLGAGAKPQIVLYNKKDMCTGEQRQMLPLGESHFLISAYDEADLEQVRLAVQAHLSGRTVTYRLPGARGDLIALAHRIGEVLEQEADGEDVRLTVRLDRAEAELYSYKLEPFQS, encoded by the coding sequence ATGCGAAGAACGTTCTATGAGACATCCACGGAGTTGCAGGACCGGGCGGTCCTCGTGACCTTAATAACGGATGATATCCGGCGGAGCCGGGTTCGTCCGGAAGATTCTTTGCAGGAATTGGTGAAGCTCGCGGAGACGGCCGGCGTTGCCGTGCTGTCGGTCATGATGCAGCAGCGGGAGAACGCCGATCCGAAGTGGTTCATCGGCAAAGGCAAGGTTGCCGAACTGAGAGCGGTCATCGCGGAGCTTGACGCGACGACCGCCATCTTCGATCAGGAACTGTCCGGCGCCCAGGTGCGCAATCTGGAAGAAGCGCTCGATGTGAAAATTATTGACCGCACTCAGCTGATTCTGGACATTTTCGCGCAGCGCGCGAAGACGAGAGAGGGGATAATTCAAGTCGAGCTTGCTCAGCTGTCTTACCTGCTGCCGCGGTTGTCGGGCCACGGGCGCAATTTGTCCCGATTAGGGGGCGGCATCGGAACGCGCGGGCCGGGGGAGACGAAGCTGGAGACCGATCGGCGCCATATCCGGCGGCGCATCTCCGATCTGAAGCGGCAGCTCGAAGAGGTGGTCCGGCACCGCGGCGTCTACCGCGAGCGCCGGAAGAAGAGCGGCGCGATTCAGGTGGCGCTCGTCGGCTATACGAACGCGGGCAAATCGACGCTGCTGCGCCAATTGACGGAAGCGGATGTCTACGTGGAGAATCAGCTGTTCGCCACGCTGGATCCGACCTCACGGCAGTGGGAGCTGCCGAACGGCAAATCGACGATTTTGACGGATACGGTCGGGTTCATTCAGCATTTGCCCCATGAACTTGTCGCTTCGTTCCGCGCGACGCTTGAGGAAGTGAATGAGGCGGACCTTATTCTGCATGTCGTCGATGCCTCTTCTCTGATGCGGGAGGAGCAGATGCGGGTCGTCGACGATATCTTGCAGCAACTGGGCGCCGGAGCGAAGCCGCAGATTGTGCTGTATAATAAGAAGGATATGTGCACCGGGGAGCAGCGCCAGATGCTGCCTTTGGGTGAGAGCCATTTCTTGATCAGCGCATACGACGAAGCCGATCTTGAGCAGGTGCGTCTTGCCGTCCAGGCGCATCTGTCGGGCCGCACGGTGACTTATCGGCTGCCGGGCGCGCGGGGGGATCTGATCGCGCTTGCCCATCGCATCGGCGAAGTGCTGGAACAGGAAGCGGACGGCGAGGATGTGCGGCTGACCGTTCGGCTGGATCGGGCGGAGGCAGAGCTCTATAGCTACAAGCTGGAGCCATTTCAATCATAA
- the miaA gene encoding tRNA (adenosine(37)-N6)-dimethylallyltransferase MiaA: MLVGPTAVGKTKLSLDVAHAFECEIISGDSMQVYRGMDIGTAKLPPDERRGIPHHLLDIHDPDYAFSVAEFQERCRQLIDAISARERLPFIVGGTGLYVESVCYSFEFSDAGSDEAFRQEMKEFALAHGPEALHAKLQAVDPVTANRLHPNDQRRVVRALEIYHLTGQTLSSQLEGQQKASPYDLCLIGLTMDRQMLYKRIEDRIDVMLRDGLIEEVRRLLDAGYSRQLVSMQGLGYKEIAAYLENEMSLEAAVERLKRDTRRFAKRQLSWFRRMQDIEWVDVSEPERADEHFDRICKIIAGKFR; encoded by the coding sequence GTGCTCGTCGGTCCTACGGCAGTTGGCAAGACGAAGCTGAGTCTGGATGTGGCTCATGCCTTCGAGTGCGAGATTATTTCCGGCGACAGCATGCAGGTGTACCGCGGGATGGATATCGGCACCGCGAAGCTTCCGCCGGACGAGAGAAGGGGGATACCTCATCATCTGCTGGATATCCATGATCCCGATTATGCCTTCTCCGTCGCCGAGTTCCAGGAACGATGCCGCCAGCTGATTGACGCTATCAGCGCGCGGGAGCGGCTGCCGTTCATTGTCGGAGGGACCGGCTTGTATGTGGAATCGGTCTGCTACAGCTTCGAGTTCAGCGATGCCGGTTCGGACGAGGCTTTTCGCCAGGAGATGAAGGAATTTGCGCTCGCCCATGGCCCCGAGGCGCTGCACGCCAAGCTGCAGGCGGTCGACCCGGTCACGGCGAATCGGCTGCACCCGAATGATCAGCGGCGGGTCGTGCGGGCATTGGAGATTTACCATCTGACCGGGCAGACGCTATCGTCGCAGCTGGAAGGCCAACAGAAGGCATCTCCGTACGACCTGTGCTTAATCGGTTTGACAATGGACCGGCAGATGCTATATAAACGTATTGAGGATCGAATCGACGTCATGCTCCGGGATGGACTGATTGAGGAAGTGCGCCGCTTGCTGGACGCAGGCTACTCCCGTCAGCTCGTCTCCATGCAGGGGCTGGGGTATAAGGAAATCGCTGCGTATTTGGAGAATGAAATGTCGCTGGAGGCCGCCGTCGAACGGTTGAAGCGCGATACGCGCCGTTTTGCGAAGCGTCAGCTCTCCTGGTTCCGCCGGATGCAGGATATTGAATGGGTGGATGTAAGCGAACCGGAGCGTGCGGACGAACATTTCGATCGAATTTGTAAAATCATAGCAGGAAAGTTTCGGTAA